From Thermothelomyces thermophilus ATCC 42464 chromosome 6, complete sequence, the proteins below share one genomic window:
- a CDS encoding uncharacterized protein (Contains conserved domain Hist_deacetyl[pfam00850]): VDRPSSNNDGKEGDGGDLAQSLDRLTISTSPPAKTPRSPRSVRPAGPAPLKTATDRSPSFPSPGNAVRSPLRCSSSASVLHPSQSATPTLLRKASLNSLHSANTVTPSRRASSGSILPSSRVRSGRSPLRSVSPELPEIVIPTPHSIATDHFKAELDIHHGPEPTRRAETVVILQDACYGHRYSRPRASRAQLSTIVERPERIKACVLGLSAAYVRLGERHQDGAFPLHPDTDAASLPSIPFRIQKSTRRLSLGSQTVTNVHGTKWMEELKMMCETAEAKLVGGGKELQRPDIDRGANAEAPQKFHEGDLYLCSESLEAIEGALGGVCDAVDAVFQPQGPRRAFVAIRPPGHHCSASHPSGFCWVNNVHVGIMHGVLSHGLTHAAIIDFDLHHGDGSQAIAWQHNARGVGLAKNAAWWKKTSIGYFSLHDINSYPCEMGDEEKVRNASVCIDGAHGQSIWNVHLQGWKTEADFWALYESKYAVLLEKTRAYLRSHTERLKASGLNSRAAIFLSAGFDASEYEDPGMQRHNVNVPTEFYARFTRDVVRLAAEEGTSVEGRIISVLEGGYSDRALCSGVFSHLCGLAGDGPSNKDQELGSGASETGQQFTQQRARKDSSASERGVRRYESSWWSTAQLEQLEATLAAPVPAPRVIRNTPPPTYSSPTQASQAKAVNPKNRSGSVLSPTTSNGASRVSFQLPPPPEVPWAIATVQLSRLLIPSGRQTASCTVEELNADATRIRRERQAALAGSAPPTASSAPEDRPPTRMGLRERKPKPPPVDDDVDRKTRRKTVAGPAVLDTEAGSRGATSVPGKQSRPSRRLSAASTAVSSESSEVPPSVPRIVPIRSSSKQEVVNNAEASSDVAGPGGSSNLQVKKTRAPTKKEAVPRAPKGKKSTGPANGAPAQTTPSANVTAASSADKAGDAVDKLAGEMKKIKITVVTKAQKEARERERLAREKLSQAKTVPGPPPAAGDGSPSQSTPGAADTTTTTTTTTNSNNNNSYLTSETEHQLPSPTPSPAPQAPQIQTPVNPSTPPAEEDRNIATTPSVASPPPTDPRHVPLPASSPPPALTETPLKNDATPPHTSEDSFVHYQPEGPTPGPPPQSAAEQPQQQNQQLQWLPPNVSATPVPSPIKKKDLPVFSSTGFIPFAPRPGTHSDG, encoded by the coding sequence GTGGATCGACCAAGCAGCAACAATGATGGGAAGGAGGGCGACGGAGGAGACCTCGCGCAGTCTTTGGACCGCCTAACCATCTCAACATCTCCTCCCGCCAAAACACCCCGCTCTCCCCGTTCCGTCCGTCCCGCCGGACCTGCCCCCCTCAAGACGGCCACTGACCGCTCGCCCAGTTTTCCGTCCCCGGGCAATGCGGTGCGCAGTCCCCTTCGCTGTTCCTCCTCTGCTTCGGTACTTCACCCTTCTCAGTCTGCCACTCCAACTCTGCTGCGCAAGGCCTCGTTGAACTCGCTCCATTCCGCAAACACCGTCACTCCGTCTCGTCGCGCGAGTTCCGGGAGCATCTTGCCGTCTAGCAGGGTTAGATCGGGCAGATCGCCCCTCCGAAGCGTGTCCCCTGAGCTGCCAGAGATCGTCATCCCGACCCCCCATTCCATCGCCACCGACCACTTCAAGGCCGAGTTGGACATACATCATGGCCCAGAGCCTACCCGCCGAGCCGAGACCGTCGTGATCCTTCAAGACGCCTGCTATGGCCATCGGTACTCCCGCCCGCGGGCGTCGCGGGCCCAACTCAGCACCATCGTCGAGCGACCCGAGAGGATTAAGGCCTGTGTCCTGGGCTTGTCGGCAGCGTACGTGCGACTGGGCGAACGGCATCAGGATGGCGCATTCCCCCTCCACCCGGACACGGACGCTGCCTCGCTTCCCTCAATACCCTTCCGGATCCAGAAATCCACCCGGCGCCTGTCCCTGGGATCGCAGACGGTGACCAACGTGCATGGGACAAAGTGGATGGAGGAATTGAAGATGATGTGCGAGACAGCCGAGGCGAAACTGGTCGGGGGCGGTAAAGAGCTTCAGCGGCCAGACATCGACCGAGGCGCGAACGCAGAAGCGCCGCAGAAGTTCCACGAGGGCGATCTGTACCTCTGCTCGGAGTCGCTAGAGGCTATTGAAGGGGCGCTCGGCGGCGTGTGTGACGCCGTCGACGCCGTCTTTCAACCTCAGGGGCCGCGCCGGGCGTTCGTCGCCATTCGGCCACCCGGGCATCACTGCTCGGCTTCCCACCCTTCGGGCTTTTGTTGGGTCAACAATGTCCACGTCGGCATCATGCACGGCGTGCTCAGCCATGGCTTGACGCACGCCGCCATCATCGACTTCGACCTGCACCACGGGGACGGCTCCCAGGCGATTGCCTGGCAGCATAACGCCCGAGGCGTCGGCTTGGCTAAGAACGCGGCCTGGTGGAAGAAGACGTCGATCGGCTATTTCAGCCTCCACGACATCAACTCTTATCCGTGCGAGATGGGCGACGAAGAAAAGGTTAGGAACGCAAGTGTCTGCATCGACGGCGCGCACGGCCAGAGCATCTGGAACGTACACCTGCAAGGCTGGAAGACCGAGGCCGACTTCTGGGCCCTGTACGAGTCCAAGTATGCGGTTCTCCTAGAAAAGACGCGCGCTTACCTAAGGAGCCACACCGAGCGCCTCAAGGCGTCGGGCCTGAATTCAAGAGCTGCCATCTTCCTGTCGGCCGGCTTCGACGCGAGCGAGTATGAGGACCCCGGCATGCAGCGACACAACGTCAACGTGCCGACAGAGTTCTACGCCCGCTTCACCCGTGACGTCGTCCGTCTTGCGGCCGAAGAGGGGACGAGCGTAGAAGGCCGCATCATCAGCGTCCTGGAAGGAGGCTACAGTGATCGCGCGCTCTGTTCTGGTGTCTTCAGCCACCTCTGCGGTCTCGCCGGAGATGGGCCTAGCAACAAGGACCAGGAGCTTGGTAGCGGGGCTTCGGAGACCGGCCAGCAGTTCACCCAGCAGCGCGCTCGGAAAGACTCTAGTGCCAGTGAGCGGGGCGTTCGGCGGTACGAGTCGTCGTGGTGGTCTACTGCGCAACTCGAGCAGCTTGAGGCTACCCTTGCTGCGCCTGTGCCGGCACCCCGAGTCATCCGCAACACTCCGCCACCTACCTACTCATCACCTACTCAGGCGTCTCAAGCGAAAGCTGTCAACCCCAAGAATCGGAGCGGTTCTGTGTTGTCCCCAACCACGAGTAACGGAGCGTCTCGGGTCTCGTTccagctgccgccgccgccggaggTTCCTTGGGCCATCGCCACGGTGCAGCTGAGCAGACTACTGATTCCAAGCGGGCGTCAAACGGCCAGCTGCACTGTTGAAGAGCTCAATGCCGACGCTACCAGGATTAGGCGTGAGCGCCAGGCGGCCCTGGCCGGATCCGCTCCTCCGACGGCCTCTTCTGCCCCAGAAGACCGGCCGCCCACTAGAATGGGACTACGGGAACGAAAGCCGAAACCCCCGCCTGTTGACGACGACGTAGATCGTAAGACCAGGCGAAAGACCGTGGCCGGGCCGGCGGTTCTTGACACAGAGGCTGGATCACGCGGAGCCACTTCGGTTCCTGGCAAGCAGTCTCGGCCGTCACGGCGTCTTAGCGCGGCGTCGACCGCTGTCTCTTCCGAGAGCTCAGAAGTGCCACCGTCGGTTCCTCGAATCGTCCCGATTCGCAGCAGCTCGAAGCAGGAAGTGGTGAACAATGCCGAAGCCTCATCGGATGTTGCCGGgcccggcggcagcagcaacctCCAGGTTAAGAAGACTAGAGCCCCGACCAAGAAGGAGGCAGTGCCTCGTGCACCCAAGGGGAAGAAGTCCACTGGCCCCGCAAACGGAGCGCCGGCACAGACTACCCCTTCTGCGAATGTCACTGCTGCATCATCGGCCGACAAAGCCGGCGACGCGGTGGACAAGCTGGCCGGCGAGATGAAGAAGATCAAGATCACGGTGGTCACCAAGGCACAGAAGGAAGCTCGTGAGCGGGAACGCCTGGCGAGAGAAAAGCTTTCACAGGCCAAGACCGTTCCCGGGCCCCCGCCGGCCGCGGGAGATGGATCTCCTTCGCAATCTACACCCGGTGCTGCtgacaccaccaccaccaccaccaccaccaccaacagcaacaacaataacTCCTACCTAACCTCGGAAACCGAACATCAGCTGCCCTCACCAACCCCGTCTCCGGCGCCACAGGCACCCCAGATCCAAACCCCCGTCAACCCCTCAACGCCGCCCGCAGAAGAAGACAGGAACATTGCAACAACCCCGTCAGTCGCTTCCCCGCCACCAACAGACCCGCGTCACGTACCCCTCCCAGCAAGCTCACCGCCACCAGCGCTCACGGAGACGCCCCTCAAAAACGATGCCACTCCCCCGCACACCAGCGAAGATTCCTTTGTCCACTACCAACCCGAGGGTCCAACCCCGGGACCGCCTCCCCAGTCCGCGGCAGAGCAGCCGCAACAACAAAACCAGCAGCTACAGTGGCTGCCGCCGAACGTGTCCGCTACGCCTGTGCCGTCGCCCATCAAGAAGAAGGACCTGCCGGTGTTTAGTAGCACCGGTTTCATCCCTTTTGCCCCGAGGCCCGGTACGCACAGCGACGGG